CTATATAATGTGCAAGCAATAAGCAATCATATATTGAGTATTATAAATTTGGGCTGATTATATAATGTGTAAGCAATAAGCAATCATATATTTTGTAGAATAAATTGGGTTGATTATATAATGTGTAAGCAATAAGCAATCATATATTGAGTAGAATAAATTTGGGATGATATCATAATCCTTAGTATATTGTCTTGGTTCTTTAGTTTAAGATGGAGtactttttttgttttgtatatatatatatatatatatatatatataagaaaataatattaaaatgagaaaaataatcCCATCAAAGTTAGAATCAATATTTAATATTGTCTTGGACTCCTTAGACATCTCTGAGAAATAATTAAATACTTCTTTCCTTATTTCAGAGACTCCTTCTAGCTAAACATGTCCAAAGACTCCTTCTAGTTAAACATGCCCAGCCTTCAAAGCAAGAATAACGTTCCTTTTACTCCTACTCTTAATTGAAGTATGGTAGAAACTATAGTTGGAATCATCTATTGGTGAAGAATATGAGGACTGAATAATGAATAGAAAGTGAGCGGAAGTAAAAATATAGCAGATTGTTTTGAGGAAAATCAATGTCAAACAAAATTATGAAAGATGATCGAACATCAACACAACTAGGATAGATGAACTTGTTTTGACAAGCAAAACAACATTGATAGATTAAATGGTTgttcaataaaaaattaagagTCTATGCAATCAAAATCGAAAGATAGATTAATCATTTAACTAGATCCATCAAAAACCTATACTTATACGATAAATCATTATATGCAAACTAAAGATCTAGATAGCACATTATTCTAAGATTGAAAACCAATTAAACAAACAATACTATcccaaaatttaaaatatttagggAGAAGAAAAATGTAAACAAGATCTATAGTGGTTCAACTCATTCATTCATGCTAGAGCTAGCTTAATCCACAATTCAATGGCTTCGACATTGAAAATTGCACGGTCTtccaatttataaaattaatgtaCAAATATTTTTGGTACAACGGCCACTCAACAATTTGAATACTACAAGTCAATTGCTTTAGCCAACAAAAATCTAATTTAAAATTCTCTTCTGTTGAAGCAGAATACTCAAATTGCATTACTTTTAAAATTTTCACTGAACTTAATCCAACTCTCTTGCTAGACACAAAAGTCCTTCTCCAAGCTTCTTGTTCTACAAAAATCTTTACTTAGCCCTACTGGTTATCAATCTAGGTGTTTGTTCTACACAAGAAAGGTTATATTACTCCCAACTTCATTATGTGACAATCTTTACTCGATCCTATCAACGCCTTTAATGGAGTATATATATACTTTTCTCTTGCTTGATGTTAAAATCCGAATGCCATACACAAAAAACCATTCTTTTCATGATAcaaacaacaacatttcacatcAACGGTTTCTTCATTAGCTCCCCTAATGTACATTGGATTTCATCTATCATAACGATTGTTACTAAGGATCGTAATGAAATgtcttatattaaaataataaataattgaggcgagcaaaaataaattattagtaCGGCTGTATATATGACCGTAGTAATAAGATGGTGCGACTAACgataaattttgtattttatatatattcaaCACGCCACAAAGACAACATGATGGATTACAAGCCCAATTCTAATTTATTATAGTCCATACATGATATGATTGCTTATTGCTTAAACTTAATAAAGTGAGCTTTTCATTTTATTATGCAACCAAATTGAACTTATTTAAGGATGCAATTGTGactttaatgtgtttttataacgACTTTAGCAAGATGTTTGATATCTATTGGATAAGTTATTCCTGGATAATTGGCACTGTGGTACGAAATTGATGCAATGATTTTGTTTGCAGCTGACGTGGCATGAAGTCCATCATAAAATAAGTACTTGTTTCTATCTGGGCATGGTTTTGAATTTGGAACACAGTATCCATCTGACTTTATCGGACAACAAGAAGCATCAACAACCTTAAAATCTGAAATTAAAAAGATCTTAAAAAATTAGTTGATTATTATAGAAAGCATAAGTTATAGATATTTTGAATTGTTCCATTATTAATCTAGAAAATTAAGTTAAGAAAATGAAAATGTTTACCAGGGGATATATTGAAGGCAGTAGTATTTATAAATGTAGGTCTGGAATCAGGATATGTGGTTCTGAATTGCTCCTGTAGTAATTTTAGCTTTTGATTAAATATTGATGCAGCATTATTCACCTCTTCTGCACATGATCCCTTTTTTCCTTTAGAAGCAATCACGTATGGAAGGCAACCGATTTTTGCTAGCCCAACTCCCACAAATTTTCTCGCCCCAAGATCATACAAAGCCTGTCAACCaaaaacaacaatttatatattattGCATATCCACTCATGTTCTCTGATTATTTGATGATGTCGTAGtttcttttagttttcttttgttttttgagTGGGCTGAATCCAAACGATCgcctttcatatatttttttaatcaatacaaaatttctatttatttttataaaaaaaaacatttttttaaggcCCCGTAATTAATATTTTTGATTCTAGCAAACACCTTGAAGTATCTCCACAAAATTGAAGTGGGACATTTTTTTAACATAATACACAactaagagaaaataaaagacaTAAATGTGTACCTTTCCGTAAACAGACAACTCGTCATTAAGAACTTTAGCATACTGTTCAGGGTTATATGTTCTACTTGTTGAGTAGAGTTTTGGCTGGAAATAATTTAATAAGTAATCATCGGTGCctatatcaatataatacaaacaCTTCTTAAGATATTTCGTGGCATATTTAACACCTCTGAGCTTCTTAGCAATTTGAGCAACAATaattttatgattttctatttgtTGTCCTAATGCAATATTAGTACCCTGCACAGATTAAGTAAAGTAGtttattcaaaatatcattgaaaatttgaatatttataacatctaaaaatatatcaaaaatcAATACATTATATAGATGTGTGAATATAGAAGGATATAATTATATACAATACCGTTGTACGTTTGCCCGTTTCATTACGAATTCCAGCTGAACTAGATGCATAGTTCACACCTTTAAGTATATCTGAGCCAACAGTATTTGCAAATGGTGGAATGGATTTATCAAATCCAAGTAATTTGACTACAGCGATAAAAGCGTTAGATTGTGGTCAGtttaacaaacaaacaaaattattccaattaaaataaaaataatataatagttATACCCCTTTGTAATTATATTATTGAGCATACTTTTTAAATGTGACAGGAAATTTTATTTACTCATGAAATATTAAGTTTCCAATGTATATAATAGTTACCAATTATGTCAACTTGTGTTTCCCCATTGGTTGTTCTTCCTGTTGGGCCTGTGGGAAAGTCGATGCCATATGGTTTATAATTAGCTTTAGCAGTTGTTGGAAGATTGTTGTTATTTCCATTATCATTGTAATCGTCtccaaatataaaaaaacaaggCACTTGAGGTGAATTTCCATTGACACATTGTTGCATGTAGCATGCTGCTAAAAGAATAAGAAGCAAAACTAACCCTTTTTTAGTCTCACGTGCCATGTTTCAAGGTAATAAAATATGTATGATATAGGaaaatgagattttttttttgttatgataTGTATATTAACAAGATGTAGGGGGTATATATAGGTTTTTTTGTTGAATTTCTTTTTCAGAACAATTATTTATCAAGGACCAAAATTGATTATAATTTACCACTATGTAAGGATTGATGCCGGATTTGGCAAGTTTTGTAATTATAAACTAGTCAAAACAATTATTAATATAGGACCACAAGTGATTTCAATGTTACATATCTTGAAAGAAAGTTGTGCCTCATATgaacaacaaataaacaaagaAGTGTGGGGAAGGGTATCTtagttttgaattatttttagaTTAAAATTTATTCCAtccaaagatgaaatgatttttcGGTTTAATTTTGTAAGTATTAGTTATTTAAAAGAAGGTATTTTGTATCAATTTTATAGagttgaatttaaaataatattttcctatcaaacatttatttattttaatttcttcagTTTAAATAAatcattgttattattataaaaaccCAATGAAATTTGTCCCAAAACAACATAAATATATGATAGTATAACAAGTTTGACGCAAAATATGATTTATAACatactaataattattaatatggaAAAACAATAATTGAATAAATTTAAAAGAtaccaaataaaatcataaaataatatataaataaaacatataaaaaaaattaaaatgaatttgtaAGCAAATCTAAAATATGATTTAAACCGTTTCTATAAATAGACATCTATAAaacattcaaaaaaaatatttttcattttttttaaatattattagatataAACTTCCATACGAAAAATTGTATCCACAATTTTATCTTACAACACAACAATATAGTTGAGTTTAGCCAAAGAAAATTTGCCACAAAAAAAGTTAATGCTTCAAATACTTATTTGCAATATTTCTCAACTAGCTATTTGACACTGGAAAGTTTGGCATGCAATAACTGTTGAGATAGTAACACACACTACTTATTTGGGTTATTTTTAACGGGTCATTATGAGAGGGAATATTTACATTGAGTTAAACATTAAACTATAGATAAAAATTCATCCAAATAAGTATATAAGCAAAAATCATTTTATAAGATAATATTGAGactatatatatgtatgtatataagCATCCAAGATTTAGAATCATTTTATGCTTCATGTTGTTGTCATAGTCTAAATTTAGTGTTTTGTGACAtaattaattgttgttataaagcTATATCTTTTTTTAGACTGCTACATTAAATCTATTCAATATCTCTGGTTTAACTCTAAATCTATGTCACAAACAATTTAGAAAAGTCGTATTAAATGTGTAAAATCTTTGAGATTTTAAATATTACAAATAAAAGTTGCTTTATTAGAATTAGGTGAAGTTAAAGACTTAAGAGCTAGAAAAGTTTAAATTTTAGACATGACCATTTGGTATATGAGATAGTGTTTGAAGTAAATTTATTTAGTAAAATTTTTCATCTGTGGATATGCGTATTGAGGCTGCTATAGATCAATTGAAAGGTCTaattacaatttaaaaaaaaatagggaaTATGGTTTTGAAAATGCTAAAGAAATCGTTTTTGAAATTGATATAATTCAAATTTCATAAAAAAGTTAACTAATCGTAAAAAGAAACAATTTTAGGAAAATATCAATAATGAAGTTGTTAAATCtccttaaaaatttattaaagttgattatcttttatataAAATAGATAAAACAATGACTTCATTTCAAAATAGGTGtgaaaattttaaattgtatAATGTGTTATGAAATTAATCAAAACAATATAGATGAATGAGAGATAAATGagagaagagaaaaagtaatattgtattatcatctttcaagtaGATAGCTTTACGTTGCAAAGTGGTCTCTATTTATATgacattaggaaggtgaaaaatcataaccttactataccacttaatagggaatatgaagatgaaagataagaatatatatggacatccacaataatatttattcataacactcccccgtgaatgtccattgaggatatgcctcgttaaaaccttactagagaaaaccatgtggaaaaaatctagtgaagaaaaaagagtacaatatcctttgaatgtgaactGCCTCGTTAAAAATCTTACCAgaaaaacccagtgggacaaaaccatggtgaagggaaaaagagtgtagaaaatatttatttctccCACTCATACATACATTTATATGTGAaacgatattatttgtagtagttacttaaaatgtcttcttcaaagtgacttcatgtagtgttaATAGTTATGCGAGActttatgaagttgttgccatgatttgtttcatagatctccatgaaatggttgtaccatcacatgtaaacaaataacttctttctgatctaccattgtgagaatctgactagtaacctgcatctctaagataacgaagtatatgtttgaccgcttaccaatttcttcgtgtaggtgaataattctatATAATTTATAGATTGACGacaaatgatatatcatgatgtgtataCTTAGCAAGGTGCtttagtactccaattgcactgagatatggtacctcaggaccaaacaattttcattcttttctcgaggcctaaaaagatatttctccacatctaatgataTAACATCTTCATCTAAAGATctttgtccatatagaatcatttcaacacttttctatatagccttcttgatgttcaaatattcttttgtccacatgctcaatttgcaaacccagacatattttatcttttctaggtccttcatctcaaactctttatttaagcaatttataacttttggaagctcttcaggagttccaataatacttatgtcatccacatagacaactattattgcaaatacttttccacatcattttatgaaaatacaaggacaaattgagttatttgtatatccatcCTTTAGTAGATATTCATTGTGgtgattataccacatgcgtctagattgtttcaacccatagagaaacttgttcaatttgatggaatAGTTTTCTCGAGATCTA
The Vicia villosa cultivar HV-30 ecotype Madison, WI linkage group LG6, Vvil1.0, whole genome shotgun sequence genome window above contains:
- the LOC131612966 gene encoding GDSL esterase/lipase At1g29670-like, translating into MARETKKGLVLLLILLAACYMQQCVNGNSPQVPCFFIFGDDYNDNGNNNNLPTTAKANYKPYGIDFPTGPTGRTTNGETQVDIIVKLLGFDKSIPPFANTVGSDILKGVNYASSSAGIRNETGKRTTGTNIALGQQIENHKIIVAQIAKKLRGVKYATKYLKKCLYYIDIGTDDYLLNYFQPKLYSTSRTYNPEQYAKVLNDELSVYGKALYDLGARKFVGVGLAKIGCLPYVIASKGKKGSCAEEVNNAASIFNQKLKLLQEQFRTTYPDSRPTFINTTAFNISPDFKVVDASCCPIKSDGYCVPNSKPCPDRNKYLFYDGLHATSAANKIIASISYHSANYPGITYPIDIKHLAKVVIKTH